The Allofrancisella frigidaquae genome has a segment encoding these proteins:
- the rsmH gene encoding 16S rRNA (cytosine(1402)-N(4))-methyltransferase RsmH: protein MHFSVLLQESIEALNINPQGIYIDATFGRGGHSKAILDKLTTGSLIAFDKDIEAIEYAKNNFYKYNNFKVVHSSFTNIYAYCYKQDLLGKIDGIIMDLGVSSPQLDNAKRGFSFMHDGPLDMRMDTTQGQTAREALETLTVEELAYIFKVYGEERFAKRIAMKIKEYISVNGSINTTTELAELIRKTIGQREKKNPATRCFQALRIYVNNELKDLEILLDNILDILRVGGRLAAISFHSLEDRIVKQKFTNLINPKVEINRISRMLPQDEGLKKLQWVVKKAKATENELDKNIRSRSAILRVAEKL, encoded by the coding sequence ATGCATTTTTCAGTATTATTGCAGGAATCTATAGAAGCTTTAAATATTAATCCTCAAGGAATCTATATCGATGCTACTTTTGGTAGAGGTGGGCACTCTAAAGCTATTTTAGATAAGTTAACTACAGGAAGTTTAATAGCTTTTGACAAAGATATAGAAGCTATAGAGTATGCTAAAAATAATTTTTATAAATACAATAACTTTAAGGTGGTTCATTCTAGTTTTACAAATATATATGCTTATTGCTATAAACAAGATCTTCTTGGTAAGATAGATGGAATTATTATGGATTTGGGGGTTTCTTCCCCTCAGTTAGATAATGCTAAGCGAGGGTTTAGTTTTATGCATGATGGTCCTTTAGATATGCGTATGGACACCACTCAGGGACAAACAGCAAGAGAAGCATTAGAAACTTTAACAGTAGAAGAGCTAGCATATATTTTTAAAGTCTATGGTGAAGAGAGATTTGCCAAAAGAATAGCAATGAAAATTAAAGAGTATATAAGCGTAAATGGCTCTATTAACACTACTACTGAGCTAGCTGAATTGATAAGAAAAACAATTGGTCAAAGAGAAAAGAAAAATCCAGCTACTAGATGCTTTCAAGCGTTGCGTATATACGTTAATAATGAGCTTAAAGATTTAGAAATTTTATTAGATAATATACTAGACATTTTGAGAGTAGGTGGTAGATTAGCAGCTATATCTTTTCACTCATTGGAAGATAGAATAGTAAAACAAAAGTTTACTAACTTGATAAATCCTAAAGTAGAAATTAACAGAATTAGCCGTATGCTTCCACAAGATGAGGGTCTAAAAAAATTACAGTGGGTAGTTAAAAAAGCAAAGGCAACTGAAAATGAATTAGACAAAAATATACGCTCAAGAAGTGCTATTTTGAGGGTGGCAGAAAAGTTATGA
- a CDS encoding IS256 family transposase, giving the protein MSKNKKSEDIYTAIADQIIDSGVDINQMFEKDGLLKQLTKRLLEKALDAEMNSHLGYSKHQRTNSSNARNGYSNKTLATDTGNLEISVPRDRDSDFEPQIVPKRVTKINGLDQKIISLYAKGMSTTDIQQQLFELYDTKISTSFISDVTEAIIDDVKAWQNRPLESVYPIVFFDCIVVKVREDKHIINKAVYVALGISLTGHKDVLGLWISQNEGAKYWLSVFTELKNRGLQDIFIACTDNLKGMSDAIQAIYPETKHQLCIVHQIRNSLKYVPYKDKKEVARELKKIYDADTIAIAQSELDNFANKYDTKYPLISKSWINNWDNLTVFLQYPPKIRKVIYTTNAIESLNSQFRKVIKNKKLFPKDDSVFKSLYLAIDYLTKKWSMPVKYWNEAMPYFAIEFEHRIQRFM; this is encoded by the coding sequence ATGTCTAAGAATAAGAAGTCAGAAGATATTTACACAGCTATTGCAGATCAAATAATAGATTCAGGTGTTGATATTAATCAAATGTTTGAGAAAGATGGTTTGCTAAAGCAACTAACAAAACGATTATTAGAAAAAGCACTAGATGCAGAAATGAATAGTCATCTTGGTTATTCAAAACACCAAAGGACTAATTCATCAAATGCTAGGAATGGCTATAGTAACAAGACATTAGCTACAGACACAGGTAATTTGGAAATATCAGTTCCACGAGATAGAGATAGTGACTTTGAACCTCAAATAGTTCCCAAAAGAGTCACCAAGATAAACGGCTTAGACCAAAAAATTATATCTTTGTATGCTAAAGGTATGAGTACTACAGATATCCAACAACAGTTATTTGAGTTATATGATACAAAGATAAGTACAAGCTTTATAAGTGATGTTACAGAAGCTATTATTGATGATGTTAAAGCATGGCAAAATAGACCTTTAGAGTCAGTTTATCCAATAGTGTTTTTTGACTGTATAGTCGTTAAAGTTAGAGAAGACAAGCATATTATTAATAAAGCTGTGTATGTGGCTCTTGGCATATCGTTAACTGGTCATAAGGATGTATTAGGTCTTTGGATCAGTCAAAATGAAGGTGCTAAATATTGGCTTAGTGTTTTTACTGAATTAAAGAATAGAGGCTTACAGGATATATTTATAGCATGTACTGATAATTTAAAAGGCATGTCTGATGCTATACAAGCTATATACCCTGAGACAAAGCATCAGCTTTGTATCGTTCATCAAATTCGTAATAGTCTTAAGTATGTGCCATATAAAGACAAGAAAGAGGTAGCTAGAGAGTTAAAGAAAATATATGATGCTGATACCATTGCAATAGCTCAATCTGAGCTTGATAACTTTGCAAATAAATATGATACTAAATATCCTTTAATTTCAAAGTCATGGATAAATAATTGGGATAATTTAACTGTATTCTTGCAATATCCTCCAAAAATTCGTAAAGTTATTTACACTACTAATGCGATTGAATCGCTTAATAGCCAGTTTAGGAAAGTCATTAAGAATAAAAAGCTATTTCCTAAAGATGACTCTGTTTTCAAATCTTTGTACTTGGCTATAGATTATTTGACTAAAAAATGGTCTATGCCTGTTAAATATTGGAATGAGGCTATGCCTTATTTCGCTATCGAGTTTGAGCATAGAATTCAGAGATTCATGTAA
- a CDS encoding peptidoglycan D,D-transpeptidase FtsI family protein — MSSYRHKLRHLVILILLIFSFLFLFFKLVYMETAQHQKLKQEGDNRSDRGIDIKAYRGIILDRNGNPLAISTPVDTIWVDPYYIKSSDPKLQKIMNILDLSQKEQDKVRNQVKVREGRSGFVYIKRKVQPYLSQQIKDLDITGIHVIREFKRYYPLAEVAAHIIGFTNVDGKGQEGLELQFNKFLTGENGYFEYKKDLKGGVASKVEDKFIESRNGNNLQLSIDSRLQYVAYKYLKEGVIQTNSDAGSVIIEDVRTGEILAMANYPSYNPNTMADAYPDSRRNRAVTDVYELGSVMKAFAAATALTYGVDVTSEEPVVDTHPGYYRIGKNTVRDSRDYGDIDLRHILMKSSNVGISKLILGLEEPTILEPSLRNFGFGSKTGIELPGERDGFVPIKEKWGDFQLATLSFGYGMNATDLQLVAATTAIANNGEYIKPTILKRRSEDVVDTSSIVSDKVAQEMISMMQSVVEDLGGTGSKAEIPLYHVAGKTGTARKLSGGTYGANYLASFIGMAPASDPQIAIAVTIDNPKGDSYGGGAVAAPIFAKIALSSLQILGIKPDKIAK, encoded by the coding sequence ATGAGTAGTTACCGTCATAAACTAAGGCATTTAGTCATTTTAATTCTTTTGATATTTAGCTTTTTATTTTTGTTTTTTAAGCTTGTGTATATGGAGACAGCGCAGCACCAGAAATTAAAGCAAGAAGGTGATAATCGTAGCGATAGAGGTATAGATATCAAGGCTTACCGAGGTATTATTTTAGATAGAAATGGTAATCCTCTAGCAATAAGCACCCCAGTTGATACTATTTGGGTGGACCCTTACTATATAAAATCGTCGGATCCAAAGTTGCAAAAAATAATGAATATTTTGGATTTATCACAAAAAGAGCAAGATAAGGTAAGAAACCAAGTTAAAGTTAGGGAAGGCAGGAGTGGGTTTGTATATATAAAAAGGAAAGTTCAGCCATATCTTTCTCAGCAAATTAAAGATTTAGACATAACAGGTATCCATGTGATACGTGAATTTAAACGTTATTATCCATTAGCAGAAGTAGCGGCACATATTATAGGTTTTACAAACGTTGACGGTAAGGGTCAAGAAGGCTTAGAGCTTCAATTTAATAAATTTCTTACAGGTGAAAATGGTTATTTTGAATATAAGAAAGATTTAAAAGGTGGGGTTGCATCTAAGGTTGAGGATAAGTTTATAGAATCAAGAAACGGTAATAATTTGCAGTTAAGTATAGATTCAAGATTGCAATATGTAGCTTATAAATACCTAAAAGAGGGAGTGATACAGACAAACTCTGATGCCGGTTCAGTTATTATAGAAGATGTTCGTACAGGCGAGATATTAGCAATGGCTAACTATCCATCTTATAATCCTAACACAATGGCAGATGCCTATCCTGATAGTCGTAGAAATAGGGCTGTTACAGATGTTTATGAGCTTGGTTCTGTTATGAAAGCATTTGCTGCAGCAACAGCTCTTACTTATGGTGTTGATGTTACGTCTGAGGAGCCTGTAGTAGATACCCATCCAGGATATTATCGTATAGGTAAAAACACAGTAAGGGACTCTAGGGATTATGGTGATATTGACTTAAGACATATTTTAATGAAATCTAGCAACGTTGGTATTTCTAAGCTTATCCTGGGATTAGAAGAACCTACTATATTAGAACCTTCTTTGAGAAATTTTGGATTTGGAAGTAAGACAGGCATAGAGCTTCCTGGCGAAAGAGATGGTTTTGTGCCAATTAAAGAGAAGTGGGGAGATTTTCAATTAGCAACCTTATCTTTTGGTTATGGTATGAACGCTACAGATTTACAACTTGTAGCAGCAACAACAGCAATAGCAAATAATGGAGAGTATATAAAGCCTACTATACTTAAAAGAAGGTCTGAGGATGTTGTAGATACTAGTTCTATAGTTTCAGATAAGGTTGCGCAAGAAATGATAAGTATGATGCAATCTGTAGTAGAAGATCTTGGTGGTACTGGTTCAAAAGCAGAGATTCCCCTTTATCATGTTGCAGGTAAAACTGGTACAGCACGTAAGCTTTCTGGAGGAACTTATGGAGCAAATTATCTGGCAAGTTTTATTGGTATGGCACCGGCAAGTGATCCTCAGATAGCTATTGCAGTTACCATAGATAATCCAAAAGGTGATAGCTATGGTGGTGGAGCAGTAGCAGCTCCAATATTTGCTAAGATAGCATTAAGTAGCTTACAAATCTTAGGTATCAAGCCTGACAAGATTGCTAAGTAG
- the migR gene encoding iglABCD operon regulator MigR has product MQLSQLKSSIHKRLNQKYIYSCNQDIDFKKLKETSIVIANDTSIVSVLALKTYLPDMHITVLDGFDNRAKGLERLLSRNNISYINHISFWDHNSLLFVNNNFISQIDQDKNRFILFICGPEMPYYSQRKNLDRQVFFDITELKSLKTLIEEFDDLSVRTWEKYLCLLKSPAEIWFRQMLNAKNNKVVSDTTGVCLNGYKFVTASILMAKKFKTYLPKEENVGICLPTSAGGYLAILSLLISAKTIVNLNYTASEESLRHAITSAGIKTIITSRAFVEKLKHKGFFVEDVFSMCKILYLEDIKGQISKFESIKTFLEVKLFSPSLLVKKYIKPTKLDDLAFIIFSSGSEGVPKGIAIKHKNLLANVYQSTLVIECRETDSVAGVLPIFHAFGLTISLVSFFQGGFISCHPDPTDAKGVANLIKENKATVLCATPTFLRIYTKNKSVKKEDFATLRLIITGAEKLSKEVRSMFESKFGKVINEGYGTTELSPVAAVNRPTKAPNKIGTVGLTVPGGQFKIIHPESHEELPLGTEGMIIYRGVNKMDYYLNDPIKTKEVMIDKYGHTWYITGDKGKIDGEGYLTVVDRYSRFAKVAGEMISLGLLEQQIYDALRGKGYDSHEMDFEVLAVATNDSKRGEIINLLYTLEEIEPNQLKDIVRQSKIENLYKPSNYFKVIAIPKLGSGKTDFSRAKKLANELLKV; this is encoded by the coding sequence ATGCAATTAAGTCAGCTGAAATCCTCTATACATAAAAGGTTAAATCAAAAATATATTTATAGTTGTAACCAGGATATAGACTTTAAAAAGCTCAAAGAAACTTCAATTGTTATTGCTAACGATACCTCGATAGTTTCAGTGTTGGCACTTAAAACCTATTTACCAGATATGCATATAACAGTGCTAGATGGTTTTGATAATAGAGCAAAAGGACTTGAGAGACTACTCAGTAGAAATAATATATCTTATATTAATCATATTAGTTTTTGGGACCATAATAGTTTACTTTTTGTAAATAATAATTTTATATCCCAGATTGACCAAGATAAAAATAGATTTATATTATTTATTTGTGGTCCAGAAATGCCTTATTATTCACAACGTAAAAATTTAGATAGGCAGGTTTTCTTTGATATTACAGAGTTAAAAAGTTTAAAAACACTAATAGAAGAGTTTGATGATTTATCAGTAAGAACTTGGGAAAAGTATCTATGTTTGCTTAAATCACCAGCTGAGATATGGTTTAGACAAATGTTAAACGCTAAAAATAATAAGGTTGTAAGTGATACTACGGGAGTTTGCTTAAACGGTTATAAATTCGTAACTGCTTCTATACTTATGGCCAAAAAATTCAAAACATATCTTCCTAAAGAAGAAAATGTAGGCATTTGTCTGCCAACTAGTGCGGGTGGTTATTTAGCAATTTTATCTTTACTTATAAGCGCAAAAACAATAGTTAACCTTAACTATACTGCTTCAGAAGAGTCTCTAAGGCATGCTATAACAAGTGCTGGAATCAAAACGATAATAACCTCTAGAGCATTTGTTGAAAAGCTCAAACATAAAGGTTTTTTTGTTGAAGACGTTTTCTCTATGTGTAAAATTTTGTATCTAGAAGATATAAAAGGGCAAATATCAAAGTTTGAATCTATAAAAACATTTTTGGAAGTCAAATTGTTTTCTCCAAGTTTACTTGTTAAAAAGTACATTAAACCTACTAAGCTTGATGATCTGGCATTTATTATTTTTAGTAGCGGAAGCGAAGGCGTACCTAAAGGAATAGCTATTAAACACAAAAATTTACTAGCAAATGTTTACCAAAGTACTTTAGTTATTGAATGTAGGGAAACCGACTCGGTTGCTGGAGTGCTACCTATATTCCATGCTTTTGGTTTAACTATTTCCTTGGTTTCTTTTTTCCAAGGTGGATTCATTTCTTGTCATCCTGACCCTACAGACGCTAAGGGAGTTGCAAATTTGATTAAAGAAAATAAAGCCACAGTGTTATGTGCAACGCCGACTTTTTTGAGAATTTATACTAAAAATAAGTCAGTTAAAAAAGAAGACTTTGCTACACTAAGGCTTATAATTACAGGAGCAGAGAAGCTTTCTAAAGAAGTTCGCTCGATGTTTGAGTCTAAATTCGGTAAAGTTATTAATGAAGGGTACGGTACTACAGAATTATCACCAGTTGCTGCAGTTAATAGACCAACAAAAGCTCCAAATAAAATTGGCACAGTTGGCTTAACGGTTCCTGGAGGACAGTTTAAAATAATTCATCCAGAATCACATGAGGAGCTACCGTTAGGTACAGAAGGTATGATTATTTATCGAGGTGTTAATAAGATGGATTATTACCTTAATGATCCTATCAAAACTAAAGAAGTCATGATAGATAAGTATGGACACACTTGGTATATAACTGGTGATAAAGGTAAGATTGATGGTGAGGGCTATCTAACGGTTGTTGATAGGTATTCACGATTTGCTAAAGTGGCAGGTGAAATGATTAGTTTAGGACTGTTAGAGCAACAGATTTATGATGCTTTGCGTGGAAAAGGTTATGATTCTCATGAAATGGACTTTGAGGTCTTAGCTGTAGCTACAAATGACTCTAAACGTGGTGAGATTATTAATTTACTTTATACCTTAGAAGAAATCGAACCTAATCAGCTTAAAGATATAGTAAGGCAGTCAAAGATAGAGAATCTGTATAAACCATCAAATTATTTTAAAGTAATAGCTATACCAAAGCTTGGTTCAGGAAAAACTGATTTTTCTAGGGCAAAAAAACTCGCTAATGAACTACTTAAGGTTTAG
- the trxB gene encoding thioredoxin-disulfide reductase, with translation MTNHHKLIILGSGPAGYTAAIYAARANLNPVIITGMQPGGQLTTTTDVDNWPGEPDGIMGPDLMEKLQKQAQRFDTQIAFDTINSVDLQNKPFKLVGELGEYTCDALIIATGATAKYLGLESEEKFMGKGVSACATCDGFFYKNKDVAVIGGGNTAVEEALFLSNIAKSVTLIHRRDTLRSEKILIDKLMEKAKDGNVNIIWDTTLEEVLGDDTGVNALRVKNVKTNEESQIDVTGVFIAIGHTPNTGIFKDQLEMENGYIKVKSGLAGDATQTNIKGVFAAGDVADHIYKQAVTSAGTGCMAALDAEKYLDSLIKV, from the coding sequence ATGACAAACCATCATAAATTAATCATCTTAGGATCTGGCCCTGCTGGCTATACTGCAGCAATATATGCAGCTCGAGCAAACTTAAACCCGGTAATAATCACAGGTATGCAGCCAGGTGGTCAACTTACAACCACTACAGATGTTGATAACTGGCCAGGTGAGCCTGATGGCATTATGGGTCCTGATCTAATGGAGAAATTACAAAAGCAAGCTCAAAGATTTGATACTCAAATTGCATTTGACACAATAAATTCAGTAGATTTACAAAATAAGCCGTTTAAATTAGTTGGTGAACTAGGAGAATATACTTGTGATGCTTTGATTATCGCTACTGGAGCTACAGCTAAATACCTTGGTTTAGAGTCAGAAGAAAAATTCATGGGTAAAGGTGTTTCAGCTTGTGCTACTTGTGATGGTTTTTTCTATAAAAATAAAGATGTAGCCGTAATTGGTGGTGGTAACACTGCTGTGGAAGAAGCTCTTTTTTTATCAAACATCGCTAAATCTGTAACTTTAATACACCGTAGAGACACACTTAGATCTGAAAAAATTCTTATCGATAAGCTAATGGAAAAAGCTAAAGATGGTAATGTGAATATCATCTGGGACACTACATTAGAAGAAGTACTTGGCGATGATACGGGGGTTAACGCTCTACGTGTTAAAAATGTCAAAACTAATGAAGAATCTCAAATTGATGTAACTGGCGTATTCATTGCCATTGGTCACACTCCAAATACTGGTATTTTTAAAGATCAACTAGAGATGGAAAATGGTTATATTAAAGTCAAATCAGGTTTAGCTGGTGATGCTACTCAAACAAACATCAAAGGTGTATTTGCAGCTGGTGATGTAGCTGACCATATTTATAAACAGGCTGTAACTTCAGCTGGCACAGGATGCATGGCTGCTTTAGATGCTGAAAAATATCTAGATAGTTTAATAAAGGTATAA
- a CDS encoding ankyrin repeat domain-containing protein, producing the protein MSINNSDMVVHIIHGAHVHTKSLANLSPDDYIQSQIDTIKGYANTLVQHKIGQRHLVICPEYFLTYKDKEHPGSTKEEYKKYLTGLSNIPAYVILVPGTCMRKKPVNSIYDDLLDLHTSLVQKNDTEDNTISQQIKNTVEQELDYHKPRLANKYPQLNSLANYRYQVYKKAFEKTNFQNIYAVSKVSSLNAINFIRNEYSKFDVNNIKQMNFVFNTLNVIYNKKNVYKYNKRSFWNEKKSQTDSIYMPLNLNYGHTLTLDNQINFSFEICFDHRLKIRYNDIKNNQAKPSDYHIVLSDSVNSDFNTYLAPYLIHSSTDILNSGLFVWDNSSYVKHYPCSHTSILNSKTNTRYQVHIHYSYSYTDKQNLNDNVNLLFSALNDNDVDAVTNCIKQILSVNLSHGEKEKVLAAKDSDGTPGLFIALQDGFAEAVKAYIEGIRNTPMINKDILLAAKDSDGTSGLYMALQDGHAETVKAYIEGIKNIPTINKNVLLAAKDSDNVPGLYMALQNNHAEAVKAYIEGIKNISLINKDILLAAKDIDGKPGLFMPMQEGYAETVKAYVEGIKDIPMINKDILLAVKDIDGTPGLLMALQEGHTETVKAYIEGIKDIPMINKEILLAAKDSNGTPGLKLALQCNRAETIKAYIEGIKDIPEINKEKLLIARDSNGKPGLSAALQEGHDEATKAYIESIENIPGINKDILLIAKRKKMVRLN; encoded by the coding sequence ATGTCAATAAATAATAGCGATATGGTTGTCCATATTATTCATGGCGCTCATGTACACACTAAGAGCTTAGCTAATTTATCTCCTGACGATTACATCCAATCACAAATCGATACAATAAAGGGTTATGCCAATACTCTGGTGCAGCATAAAATAGGACAAAGGCATTTAGTCATCTGTCCTGAATATTTTTTAACTTATAAAGACAAGGAGCATCCTGGCTCCACAAAGGAAGAGTACAAGAAATACCTTACAGGACTTTCAAACATTCCGGCATATGTAATTTTAGTGCCTGGTACATGTATGCGTAAAAAACCTGTTAACAGTATTTACGATGATCTTCTAGACCTTCACACTAGTTTGGTTCAAAAAAATGATACTGAGGATAACACTATTTCACAGCAAATAAAGAATACCGTCGAACAGGAGCTTGATTATCACAAGCCACGTTTAGCAAATAAATATCCACAACTAAACTCTCTTGCCAACTACCGTTATCAAGTGTACAAAAAAGCTTTTGAGAAGACTAATTTCCAAAATATTTATGCTGTTAGTAAAGTAAGTAGTTTAAACGCTATAAATTTCATCAGAAATGAGTATAGCAAATTTGACGTTAATAATATTAAGCAAATGAATTTCGTATTTAATACTTTGAATGTTATCTATAATAAAAAGAATGTATATAAGTATAATAAGCGAAGTTTCTGGAACGAAAAAAAATCGCAAACTGATTCAATCTATATGCCTTTAAATTTAAACTATGGCCATACATTAACGCTTGATAATCAGATAAATTTTTCTTTTGAAATATGTTTTGATCACAGATTAAAAATTCGATACAATGATATAAAAAATAATCAGGCAAAACCTTCAGATTATCATATCGTCCTATCTGACTCTGTCAATAGTGATTTTAATACTTACCTAGCACCGTATCTTATCCATAGTAGCACAGATATACTTAATTCAGGACTTTTTGTTTGGGATAATAGCTCTTACGTTAAACACTATCCTTGCTCACATACTTCAATTTTAAATAGTAAAACTAATACTAGATATCAAGTACACATTCATTACTCTTATTCTTATACAGACAAGCAAAATCTAAATGATAATGTTAATTTGTTGTTTTCAGCCCTAAATGACAATGATGTCGATGCCGTAACCAATTGCATTAAGCAGATCTTATCTGTAAATCTTAGTCATGGGGAAAAAGAAAAGGTTTTAGCGGCAAAAGATAGTGATGGCACACCTGGGTTATTCATAGCTTTGCAAGATGGCTTCGCTGAAGCAGTTAAAGCGTATATTGAGGGCATTAGAAATACACCTATGATTAATAAAGATATACTTTTAGCAGCAAAAGATAGTGATGGCACGTCTGGGTTATACATGGCTTTGCAAGATGGTCATGCTGAAACAGTTAAAGCATACATTGAAGGTATTAAAAATATACCTACGATCAATAAAAATGTACTTTTAGCGGCGAAAGATAGTGATAATGTACCAGGGTTATACATGGCTTTACAAAATAATCATGCTGAAGCAGTTAAAGCATACATTGAAGGTATTAAAAATATATCTCTGATTAATAAAGATATTCTTTTGGCTGCAAAAGATATCGATGGTAAACCTGGATTATTCATGCCTATGCAAGAAGGTTATGCTGAAACAGTTAAAGCATATGTTGAAGGTATTAAAGATATACCCATGATCAATAAAGACATACTTTTAGCCGTAAAAGATATTGATGGCACACCTGGATTATTAATGGCTTTGCAAGAAGGTCATACTGAAACTGTTAAAGCGTATATTGAGGGTATTAAAGATATACCTATGATCAATAAAGAAATACTGTTGGCTGCAAAAGATAGTAATGGTACACCAGGACTAAAACTAGCTTTACAATGCAATCGTGCTGAAACTATTAAAGCGTATATTGAGGGTATTAAAGATATACCTGAGATCAACAAAGAAAAGCTTTTGATAGCAAGAGATAGTAATGGTAAACCAGGATTAAGCGCGGCTTTGCAAGAAGGCCATGATGAAGCAACTAAAGCGTATATTGAGAGTATTGAAAATATACCTGGAATCAATAAAGACATTCTTTTGATTGCAAAACGCAAAAAAATGGTGCGATTGAATTAA
- the ftsL gene encoding cell division protein FtsL, with amino-acid sequence MMLTNRQIRIRLFESLRNSFFRKTVAISFVLLFLLLVTAFSLIVLRFEYKIQLNEQKELIVEKTKLDEQWSQIVLEYSSLATPTVVENFAQKEHMSLPTKNDIKFLNEGVDE; translated from the coding sequence ATGATGCTAACAAACCGGCAAATCAGAATAAGACTTTTTGAATCTCTTAGAAATAGTTTTTTTAGGAAAACAGTTGCTATATCATTCGTGCTTTTATTTCTTTTACTTGTTACAGCTTTTAGTTTGATAGTTTTACGCTTTGAATATAAGATACAACTTAATGAACAAAAAGAATTGATCGTAGAAAAAACAAAATTGGATGAACAATGGAGCCAAATAGTTTTAGAGTATAGTTCTCTAGCTACACCCACGGTTGTTGAGAATTTTGCACAAAAAGAACATATGTCTTTGCCAACAAAAAACGATATCAAATTTTTAAATGAGGGTGTTGATGAGTAG
- the mutM gene encoding bifunctional DNA-formamidopyrimidine glycosylase/DNA-(apurinic or apyrimidinic site) lyase, with the protein MPELPEVETVKKGLLDSVVDHTIKNIQINTEKLRYPLDKVALGKLKNKQIKDVQRRGKHLIVFLEKNLQLIIHLGMSGVIKIKNSSTYTVIKHDHIILDLNNQLSLIYNDPRKFGYWLINETLFPLEHQVLASHGVEPLTADFNCDYLLSKLAKTSRKIKQTIMDNSIVVGVGNIYASEALFDSRILPTRKSNTITKKEANRLVISIKKILEKAIKEGGTTLKDYKNTEGKPGYFTQQLNVYGRVKQPCYTCKTEIQSLVIGQRNTFFCKKCQK; encoded by the coding sequence ATGCCAGAGTTACCTGAGGTAGAAACTGTAAAAAAAGGTTTATTAGATAGCGTAGTTGACCATACTATTAAAAATATACAGATAAACACTGAAAAGTTAAGGTATCCTCTTGATAAAGTAGCGTTAGGTAAATTAAAAAACAAACAAATAAAAGACGTACAAAGAAGAGGCAAGCATTTAATAGTTTTTTTAGAAAAGAATCTGCAATTAATAATCCATTTAGGTATGTCCGGAGTAATTAAGATTAAAAACTCTTCAACTTATACTGTAATTAAGCATGATCATATTATTTTAGATTTAAATAATCAACTAAGTCTAATATATAATGACCCACGTAAGTTTGGCTATTGGTTAATCAATGAGACTCTATTTCCATTAGAACATCAAGTTTTAGCATCTCATGGTGTAGAGCCTTTAACAGCTGACTTTAACTGTGATTACCTACTTTCAAAGCTAGCAAAAACCTCACGAAAAATAAAACAAACTATTATGGACAATAGTATTGTAGTAGGTGTGGGTAATATTTACGCTTCAGAAGCTCTTTTTGATAGTCGTATACTTCCAACCAGAAAATCAAATACTATCACAAAAAAAGAAGCTAACAGACTAGTAATTTCTATTAAAAAAATCCTTGAAAAAGCTATAAAAGAAGGTGGAACAACCCTTAAGGATTATAAGAACACAGAAGGTAAACCCGGGTACTTTACCCAACAACTGAATGTTTACGGCAGAGTTAAACAGCCTTGTTATACTTGTAAAACAGAAATACAAAGCTTAGTCATAGGACAAAGAAATACTTTTTTTTGTAAGAAATGTCAGAAATAG